agtgtgaatcctcTGGTGATAAATGAGATTTCCCTTGCGgttaaaacactttccacattcCTCACactcaaagggtttctctccggTGTGAATCCTCTGGTGATCGGCCAGGTAGCTCCGGTAGCTGAAGGCCTTCCCACACTCGCTGCAGGCAAAGGGCTTTGTCCCGGTGTGGGTGACCTGGTGTTTGAGGAGGTGCCCCTTGTCTCGGAAGGCCTTCCCGCATTCGGTGCACCCGTAGGGCTTCACCTCGGAGTGAGTTCTCTGGTGGGTGACCAGGTGGCCCCTCTGCCGGAAGCCCTTCCCACACTCGGCGCACTCAAAGGGCTTCACGCCCGTGTGGGTCCTCTGGTGGGTGATCAGGCCTGAGCGCCAACTGAAGTCCACCCCACACTCGGGGCACACAAAGGGCTTCACCCTCGTGTGAGTTCTCTGGTGGGAAACAAGGTTTTCCCTCCGGGTGAAATCTTTCCCACACTCGTTGCACTCAAAGGgcttttccccagtgtggattctctggtgGTCAATAAAGCGGCCCCTCtggctgaaggctttcccacacttCTTACACTCGAAGGGCTTggctccagtgtggattctctggtgGGTGACGAGGTTCGCCTTCCAGCTAAAACCTTTGCCACATTCATCACACGCAAAGGGTTTGTCTCgggtgtgagttctctgatgggAGATGAGGTTCCCCTTCCGGCTGAAGCCTTTTCCGCACTCGCTGCATTCAAAGGGCTTTACTCCACTGTGAGTTCTCTGATGGGCAAGAAGATTTTCCTTCCGATTAAAGCCCCtctcacattcattacattcaaaaagCTTTCCTGCCGTGTGAGTGCCCTGATGTCGAAGGAGGTCTGCTTTTTGGCTGAAGCTTTCTCTGCATTCGCTACATTCAAATGGTTTTTCCACCGTATGAGTTCTCTGATGGCTAAGAAGACGTCCTCTGTGCCTCAAGGATTTCCCCCGCTCATTACTTTTAAAAGGCTTAATCTGAATATTAACTCCCTTCTGTTTAGTCAAGCTTCCCAAGACGGCTTTCCCataattattacatttatatttttttcccatacAAATTCTTAGCTGTCCAGTGAGTTTTGATCTTCTGCCAAAAGTGTTTCCACATTCACTGGCTTCTTGTAACTTTTCCCCAAAACGCACCCTGTGAAATTTAACTAGGTCTGAGTGGTAACAAAAGGGCTTCCTGTATGTGCTAGAGGTAGCAAAGATCTTCCCTAAGAAGGATTTCTTATATTCGAGTGAGTTTGGAAAATCCCTAAAGTTTTTTCTAAGTTTATGGAGGTTTTCTCTCATAACTCCTCTCCATAAGGCATGAAAACCCAGACCCAAATTCAGATTTCTCCCCAAAGTACTACAAAGAGGCACAGCCCTCTTAAAAGCTTTCCTCCGAGTGATGGTTCTGGACCGACTCATCAGGGTGCTCTTCTTTTTTACAAAATGAACACCACGTTCCTTGGCTTCTCTCCTCCTGGACTGCCCTTGCTGGTGTTCTGGCACTTTTTTCTTGGATGACGTTTCTAGGCAATTATGCTGTGTCAGACTTGAGTTCTGCAGCTTAAATttggtctcctgactccaaaaatctaaaagaaatttaacaaagaattataaaattgtaaaaattcaCTAGCCACTGTTGCTAAgctaacaaaaaaagaacaagtttgAGAATAAGTTCTTGTTTGTGTTTCATCCATCAAAGAGAAGAATGCTCAAATTCAGACaagataataaaaacaacaacaaagctaatatttatataacgcTTACGTGTCAGGCAATGTACTAAGCgatttttacaaatatcaactcacttgatccttacagCAATCCTACGAGACAGATGCtgtagtatccccattttataattgaataaatggaggcaaacagagttcattcaggatcacacagacatTTAGTATCTGGAGCTGTATTTGAACCCGGGTCTTCCCAATTCAAAACTATTTAGGGAGAAGTGAAGCCAAAGACACAAGGAGAAAGTAATAGGAAAGTTTACAGCCTAGGATTAAATGAATTCTAGTCCAGGATAATGAAAGTACTAATGTCATTAAAACAAACACCCACGAAAGAAGGCTCAATTAGTAGTAAGGGATTTTCCTCCTTCAGAAATATATGTgattttattaaagacaaaatagaTGAAATGATATCCATTTGACTTGCACAAGATTACCTATAGAATAAGAAATGGCAAAAGCCTAAAGATGATAGGATAAAAGTTAAGAGATTAAGGACGTCATTCATAAAATCTGGTTTTATCAATTACTTTGGTAATGGTAAATATGGTAAACCAGTAAAATCTGAAAAGACACAATAAAAGCTGTAAGGGATAATTATCAATATGGGAAATTTTAAGAATTCAGAAAGACTTCAAACATTAGACTGATGAACTGAAACTATTAAGAATATAATAGACATACTTGCAAAGCTCCATATGGGAATTCATATTCAATTTCACAAGTACAAAAAAGGGAATACATGGCTAGaccatctgaaaaagatctgggtgCCTTAGTGACCTCTAAGTTCACCATGGGTATGTTATTTTACATGGAAGCTAATAAAGCTACTATGACCTTAGGTAGCattaaagagaaatacaaaatcttgCCCTGGGCCAACTACATTTGGAGGCTTATTGGGTGTCTCACTGTGGGTGTCACATCATAGAAAGGTGTCGATGACATCAAGGGGCCCAGCAGTATGGTGGATGGCTCTGGAGTCGTCCCATAAACAGACTGACTAAAGTAGGGACGTTTAGCATgcagagaacttttttttaaagaggtatTAATTAGGGAGCTCCTGGTGGGGAACTTCCTTTAACCAATGCATATCAGTAACTTCACAAAAACTTAAAAGACTTGAGAGCTGCCTGAGGAACTGAGGTTCCATTTACAGGTCGCTAGGACACCCAGATCTTTTTCGGATGCCTGTGGTAGCCAAACTAAGATGTGTCAGAGTTGGACCCTGAACCACGGTCTTCAGGGCCTAGTTCTCAGCCTTCTATTACACCACTCTGTCTTAGACAAGATCCACAGGAGAATCCTAGAAATCTGAAAGTATCTGAAGGGTTCTGAGGTGCCCCAAAGGGCAGAACTGGGGGCACTATGAATGCCCTGGCCACACAGGTTCCCCCCGTGTATGTGGTAACACAATTTGGCCCCAAAGAGAGAGGAGACATTACTGCTCTCCACTTTTAACAGGAGTGAGGAGTGGTGGGTGTGAACAAGGCTTAGCCTGTTAGACTCAGGTAATGATTTGCTGAGGAGTTGGGCAGAAattctgttgtttcttttttatttttgctctgaGGGATGGATCACTGAGCAGGGACATATCTGGGAGTGATAGtagtgcaaaaataaaatatgtgaattcttttaaaaaatgaggaacagTTCAAACTCTACAACAATTACAAAAATTCACATGAAACCGACACAGACACGGCACGAGATCCCTGCTACAAAATTTGATGCTTGTTGGGCTCTGAAGAAAGCCACACAGTATCACGCAATTGTTAGAGCTATGAAACGGCACAGTGTTTTTGGAAAAGAGGAAAGTAATAAGAGTAAAAGCTACAAAACTGTACATACTTAATAATACTGCTTAGAATATACCCAAAGACATTTCTGATGGCATAAAAATaccttctttttattaataatcagTTATGGAAGAAACCCAGGCTTTTTTCCTGGCCCATTTCCTTGTTTGAACTTTACTGCTCTCTGCCAAAAATGCAGCCCATTTAGACCATCTTCTCTTGGAGTGAATTCCTGCCCACAATGTCCTACTCAGATTTGGGGGGGCTAGAGGCTTGGATTAGCTGCCCCAGGGCCGGGGGGAATTTAGAAGTAAATGACATAAAACAAAGTTAGTCCCCAGGCCCCTCATCAGGACAGGTCTTCCGCTCAGTGAAATATTCACTCTCTTGTTAATCATTAACTAATGGGAGTTGATGGCCACCCTCAGGAACACTCTCTCTTCCAAAGGCAGATAAACTCTGAGCCATAGACATGGTAGCCATTGGCATTCAAGAGAGTGTTCCTGACCCTTGTATTAATAAGATGATTAATTCCCCAGAAACTCATGTCTCTTGAAGTTTTTCAACATCACTTTTTCTATCGCCTCCTTCTCTTATGGAAGTCTTTTTAATGGAAAACACCTACAAAAAATAAACTGTTGTAGGAACTGTGTTGCAGTAATTAGGCCATGAGAAATTATAGATAAGCCTGGGGCCTTTAAGAGAGATCATGGCCCATGCTTGCAGAGCTCTGGCTCCAAATGAATGTGAGAAGAGACAGTGACCTCTGTGCTTTTCGCTCACTCACCTGGACAGAGGCTCATGGGGCCTCCTTCTTTGGGCCTCCGAGCGGCCGCTTTTCTCTCCAACAAGAAGAGAACATCCAGATTGGAGACCGGGGCCCCTGTGCGcagaaatagaaatagggaaggtGTTCCCAAAGCAAGGAACTCATTTGTATCTGAGGCAGGTAAGAGCTTGGATAGAGAGGGGCCGGGTCCTGGTTAGAAAGAAAAGGTCCGGGGAGCACAAGGGAAAGAGCAATCGCCGGGAAGACACCGAACGGCACGGGGCACAAAACCGGAGTTGAAGATTGGCTCTGGAGCAACCGGGAGCCACTGGGGTTCCCGGGGCACAGCTCGATCGCCCCACCCGTCACCTGCGATTCTCTCTAGGACTTTTGTTTTTAAGGCACCAGACTTTCATTAAGCGCCAACTACATGCAGAGAAGCCTGATGGGGGAAATGTAAAGCTGACCCTGAGCCAGAGCCCGTCTGCATCATCCAATCTGGAATAACAGAATTCAGGCAAAGTCCCTGAGGAAAGAAGAGCTTTCCAAAAGGAGAGACTGAAAATGCCAAAGGACTTGGGTCATCTCCTACCGGAGGGAGCCATGGCTCTGGTCCAGCTAAGGAACAAGGACGGTCCTCACCCTGATCGGAACATTCTGTCCAAAGGCCGACAAAGGGTCTGGGATCGATCCCTTCTCTTCCGTAGCCTTGAACGCTCTTGCACAATCAGCCCAGACTATGGCTGACTGGCACAGTCTGTACAGGGAAGCCTcatggagaggggagggggacgGCCGCGCTTACCCACAGAGAGCAGGTTCTGGAAGGTCTCCAGCATCACGTCCCGGTACAGGGCCCTCTGGGCCGGCTCCAGGCGCCTCCACTCCTCCCGGGTGAACTCCACGGCCACGTCCCGGAAGGTCACCGGCCCCTGAATCAGACACATGTGCTTCCTTAGCAGGGACCACGACTCCAAGCGCAACCGGATTACTTCACCATTCTACGCCCAATCTGGACCGGAGGCGCTGGGCTGCTGAGTTTTTCCCAGTTGTTTAAGTTCATTTTGACTTTTCCTCTCCAGAAGTGAGCCCTTTAAGCCGCAGACCTGACCGCAGAACCAGCTTCCAGCTCACAGAAGCACCCCCCATGACACCCCAAAGAGGAATGCATCGTTCCTGTGTTCTGGGCACCCTAGGAAGGCAGGATCCCCCCCATCATGCTTAGGAGCGCCCCTCACTTTCAGCCCTGGCCGCTGATCACGCTCCCTTTGTACTCTGCCCTGGAACCCCTAACATTAGAAAGTCTGTGTTCTCTACCTAAAATGGGCCAAGCACCGCACTAAGTTTTGAAGTCGCTGTTTCTTCCAAGATCTGTGCCCAGTAAAAAAAACCCATCCTTTTTAATCAAAACTCTTCAAAGCCTGCGCCTACCACACACCAAGACCCAGGCGTGTACACAGATGTAGGCACGCGTACAGCACACAAACATCTGTGCGCGCAGACAGCCAAGCCATTCTCTAATGCTTCAGCAGTCAAAGGATATCAATGGTCCTCAAAAGAAAAACCGGAAACTCTTTAACGGAATGAAAGGCTGCTCCAGATGAGAGTGCAAGGGAGGTGCGGCTCCAACTCAGCCACTGTGGCTCACACCTGGACACCGCAAAGACGCCCAAAGTGGGCGGACCCCGATGGCGCTTTCCGAAGTGCGGGCGAGCCGCCTTTTCCAGGCCGAGAGAAAATGCCTTCT
The Sminthopsis crassicaudata isolate SCR6 chromosome 4, ASM4859323v1, whole genome shotgun sequence genome window above contains:
- the LOC141540386 gene encoding uncharacterized protein LOC141540386 — protein: MTSGFQGPVTFRDVAVEFTREEWRRLEPAQRALYRDVMLETFQNLLSVGAPVSNLDVLFLLERKAAARRPKEGGPMSLCPDFWSQETKFKLQNSSLTQHNCLETSSKKKVPEHQQGQSRRREAKERGVHFVKKKSTLMSRSRTITRRKAFKRAVPLCSTLGRNLNLGLGFHALWRGVMRENLHKLRKNFRDFPNSLEYKKSFLGKIFATSSTYRKPFCYHSDLVKFHRVRFGEKLQEASECGNTFGRRSKLTGQLRICMGKKYKCNNYGKAVLGSLTKQKGVNIQIKPFKSNERGKSLRHRGRLLSHQRTHTVEKPFECSECRESFSQKADLLRHQGTHTAGKLFECNECERGFNRKENLLAHQRTHSGVKPFECSECGKGFSRKGNLISHQRTHTRDKPFACDECGKGFSWKANLVTHQRIHTGAKPFECKKCGKAFSQRGRFIDHQRIHTGEKPFECNECGKDFTRRENLVSHQRTHTRVKPFVCPECGVDFSWRSGLITHQRTHTGVKPFECAECGKGFRQRGHLVTHQRTHSEVKPYGCTECGKAFRDKGHLLKHQVTHTGTKPFACSECGKAFSYRSYLADHQRIHTGEKPFECEECGKCFNRKGNLIYHQRIHTGEKPFDCSECGKSFITKRTLTGHQRTHTGVKPFECSECGKSFSKKQSLIKHQKKHPGVKAF